The Cryptomeria japonica chromosome 6, Sugi_1.0, whole genome shotgun sequence genomic interval ATCTAAGAAACGCAGAACTTTTAATGTTTTTGCAGACATTTTGATCTAAACAGACTTTTTTCTATACGGTCATATGCTTCGAAGATTCTTTTAATTCTGCCGTTCAGATCTGCAATTTTAAAAAATTGTCTTctcttttgacaaaaaattcttccaTCCCCGTTGAAACCCATGAATTTGCAGGTTTCCTTTGCCCTCAAGCAAAATTTGATTCAATTGCATTAAAATCACAGGCATTTAACGGTTAACGCACAGGTACCTCAAATTACTTCTCAATTTATTCACCTTCGTTTGCTGTTTTTTAGTTGGAGAGAAGATGTAAATACATATGGATGGCGGCGTCAATCAGGGTTTTTACATTTGTTCTTCCCTTAGGGTTTGAGCACTAGGGTTTGTTGTCTGTAAATAATTTAATCGAAGGGAAGCGCGATGATTCGGAGGGTTCGGAGAAAGGCTGTGCAtgtgaaggagaagaaaaaggaaaaggcTGTACATATCAATTGCGTAGATAATAATGGTAACGATAATAATGAGGTATTTGATGAGGAGGAAGTTGTCTACGTTGATAGAAAACACGATGAGGTTGACTGGACACGTCTCCCGGATGACACTGTAGTTGCGGTTTTTAATCTCTTGAATTACAGGGACAGGGCAAGCCTTGCTTCTGTGTGTAAGACATTTAGAGCAGTAGGGCATTATCCATGCCTATGGAATTCACTAGATGTGAGGGCTCACAAATTGGATGACCAAGCCGCTGCTTCCCTGGCTGGTCGTTGTGGAGAATTGCAGCGGCTTAGGTTCAGAGGCGCCGATACGGCCAGCGTGATTGTGAACCTTGAGGCTAGGAAGCTTAGGGATTTGAGCGGGGATGTATGCAGAGAACTTACCGATGCTACGCTTTCTATGGTGGCTGCCCGGCATGGGGGTCTGGAGAGCCTTCAGCTGGGACCAGATTACTGTGATAGGATTACAAGTGATGCGATCAGGGTTGTGGCATTGTGTTGCCCCAGGCTAAAGAGGCTGAGGCTGTCTGGGGTTAGGGATGTTGACGGCGAAGCCATCGGTGCACTTGTGAAGTATTGCTTAGAGCTTGGGGAGCTTGGGCTTTTGGATTGCATGAGTATTGATGAAGGGGCACTAGGGAATGCAGTGTCATTAAGGTTTCTGTCTGTTGCTGGATCGAGAAATATTAAGTGGAGCGCTGTGTTGCAGCTCTGGAGTAAGTTGCCGAAATTGGTTGCATTGGATGTTTCTCGGACAGATGTGACACCTAGTGCAGCATTTCGGTTGCTTTCATCGCAGAGTTTGAGGGTTCTGTGTGCGTTGCATTGCCCTTTGCTGGAGGAGAACCGCAATTATGTTTCTTACAATTCAAAGGCAAAGCTGCTGTTAGCCCGGTTCACTGACGTTCTTACAGGGCTTGATTCAATGAGTCATTTGAATTTGTTTTCAAGGGGATTCAAAAAGCAAGCATTGTCTGCTGTAACCCCTGAGAAGGAAGAAATAATTAAGTTTTGGAACAGGCAGAACCTAAAAAGTGGGGATAAGAGTCTTATAGAGTTGACTGAATGGCTTGAATGGGTGCTTTCTCATGCACTGCTGCGGATTGCAGAGAGTAATCCCCCTGGGTTAGATGGTTTCTGGCTTAAACAGGGAACCCCAATATTATTGAGTTTATTGAGAAGCTCGCAGGAAGAGGTCCAGGAAAGGGCAGCAACTGGCCTTGCGAcatttgttgttgttgatgatgaaaatGCAACTGTTGACCCATCAAGGGCAGAAGCAGTGATGCGTGGTGGTGGTATTCAGTTCCTCTTGGGAATTGCAAGGTCTTGTTGTGAGGGTGTCCAATCAGAAGCTGCTAAGGTGAAATTTTAGTTGGAATGCTGCCTGAATATATCATAAAAGCTGTCATCACATGGCCATAATCAGTCATTTCTTCATTTAGTTCTGCTAACATCTGATTGATACGAAGCCTAGTTCACTTTATTCAACCAAAATTGTATAATATGTTCTTGCAGGCTATAGCAAACCTGTCTGTCAATGCCGATGTAGCAAAAGCAGTGGCAATAGAAGGAGGAATTGGCATTTTGGCATCCCTTGCAAGGTCTCCAAACAGATTGGTTGCTGAAGAGGCTGCAGGTGGTTTATGGAATCTATCTGTCGGTGAAGAGCACAAGGTCATGGTTGTAACGTATTCAGTTCTAGCTTGTATTTTGTAGATTCCAAGGTATGGTGATGGTGTTAATTTCAGGATGGTGAAGATATTTTGGTTTTTTTTCAGAGTGCTATTGCAGTAGCAGGTGGTGTGAAGGCCCTTGTGGATCTTATATTTAAGTGGGCATCTGGTGGGGATGGGGTTTTGGTAATGCAATTCAGTATATCTAACAAATGGTTTTAGCTTCGGGTATTTTGTTATAGAAGCTATAAACTCTTTGTAAAGAAAGGTACTGCCATTTAACTAGTTTTCACTTGCGGTTGCAGGAACGTGCTGCGGGTGCACTTGCTAACTTGGCTGCCGATGACAAGTGCAGCATGGAAGTTGCACTGGCTGGTGGGGTTCATGCTTTGGTCATGCTTGCGTGCTCCTGCAAAGTTGAGGGTGTCCAAGAGCAGGTACCTGAAAATTTAATATATTCTTTGGCTTCCACACGTTTTTAATAATAAGTTTGAACTCAAGTGTTTGGCAGCAGTGAAAAGTTCCTTTTAACTTAGGATTTGAGTCACGACAAGACCTACAATTCTCAGGAAGTATAGGTCACAAGCGTGAGGAAATAAAGGTCACCAGCCATAAGAAATAATGGGATCAAACCATAGGCAATAAACACCACAAATTTAATGAGTAGGAAAagttttttaatgaattaattgtaTTTTGGTGTCCACATTCCGAAAAGAATTCAGGCCATAGGCGAGGAATTTTTTCCTTGATTACAGGTAAAAAATAGACTCAACTACAAGTTTGAGGTTCAAGGCCAAAACTAAAAAACAATCTTGCAATCCCTGTTTATAGGAAGCTTAGCTCCAAAACTACTTATACTGTACTTACTAGGTGTAAATACTAAATTTGAATATATTCACGTGGTGAATTATAAAATCCATTAAAATTGGAGAAGTGAAAATGGAAGAATAGGACGATAGGTTATGTATATGCATATTAGGTGGCATTTTCAATAGCCCAAATCCCATCAAGATGACATGTCACATCTTGTGGTAGCAACTATTAATAACAAATCAGACTTAATTAGGTTTTATCAAGTCAACCGCTAGATTTGATCATTGGTACCTTTTGGCTTGCAGATGAGCAGATGAGATTCTAAATCCTTTCAATATTTTGAATATAATTAAAGCTATTAATATTTGATCACTAGATAGATATCGGGTCTACAAAGTGCAAGCTTTAACTTCAACCTGATGTTTAAAGATATTCTTGAATTATAGTATACAAAATTGATATTTAAACATGCATATGGAAGTGAATAAAGTGAGATAGAGAAAGCATAATAAGGAGTTGGGTAAAGAGAAGGATGCTTAAATACTTTTTAATTTTTGTTGTTAGGTTTTTCTTGATGGTGGTGGTTTGATCTTGTTCCAAGGAGATATTTTTGGGACAACCCAACAAATTATTAGAACCTAGATGCATGTAGAAGCAATGCTCAAACAAGGATTTAAAAATGGAAAACCACTTtagggacaggaaaaatagaatcGGAACATAAAATTTTATTAGTTATTTCATTTGGTGACAATTGCTCTTCTATAGGTGATTCTTTGCCTTTAGTTGGTTTTGCTCAGCTGTATTGGGATTTAATGGTCAAAGTTGACCTGCAAGGCATTGGGGGCTTTGTCCTTATTGTTATAGGGGGAACCTGTGAGTGATATGAGGGTTTCTATCTAAGGAAGAAGGTGGAAACATTGAAGCATTTGGGTTTTGCCCTCATCATTATAGTTTGAACCTCTTGAGTGATATGAGGGGTTCCTCCCATCTAAGGAAGAAGGTGGAAACATTGTTGGTACTCGGTGGCTTTGGTGATTTGGATTTAGGCCTTTGGACTTAGACAAAGCCAATAATAAAGACTGTGTAAGGTTTGATGAGCACTTGGGATGGTGTAATGTTCCCTACTGGGAGGCTGGCAATTCCCAATAATTAACATACGTCACTATGCATTATTATGTCTTAAACCAGATCCTTAAAATTAAGGAACAATTAGGATTCATAATACATTTGAGTCTTTGACAGTTACTATACTTAAGTCCCAATCCTTACTTCTTTCCTAATCATCAACCCTAACGGAGGATGGGGAATTACTTGTTCTAGGGCACATGGAAATCAGTCTACAAGTAGGTTACCTCAAGGTTTCCAATATtgtccaaccctaaccctaatgaaaTAAATTGGTCTTATGAAATAAATTGGTCTTATGAATTACATTTCCAATATTGTCTAACATGATTACAAGACCTAAAGCAGGATTTAACTTGCTGAACGGTTTTTAATTGGTAAATTTATAGCTCAAGTGATTGGTATACCATAGTGTCCCCAGTAGGTTGGTGTCTACAAATTGAGGAGACTGGTGTCTtctgtgggttggtgcctacaaagtttGTGAGACAGtttatataagcaatattttgtcatggttttctcttataaggttttccatgtaaatcttatgttcttcttgtattatgtaattgttgcatcttatgtgaatGATATTTTGCTATTAATGTTGTTATGATTGTtgaattgaaaaagtaaaagattgtattatactgattcacccccccctctcaatataatcATGCGCTCATCACACAGTTTTGATGCTTGTGCATAATGAGGACCTTGACCTTTGTAAGAAGGTAAAGATTTTCAAATATATTGATGAACACATGGGAAAGTACACAATTGATATGTGCAATCTATTTCTCTAAATATCCCACAAACCATGATTTTTATGCATTGACCTTTGTAAGAAGGTAGAGATGTTCAAATATATTGATGAACACATGGGAAAGTACACAATTGATATGTGCAATCTATTTCCCTAAATATCCCACAAACCATGATTTTTATGCATTGCTCGTTTTATCAATAGAAGGAAGAAGGTTACGAGTCCGGTATTTAATATGTACAATGAGCCATGATTTTTATGCACTCCTTGTTTTAAGGTTTTACCAAtagaaggaagaaggttatgaggTTGGGTATTTGGAATGCACAAAAACTAGAGTTCATTAATGAGTTTTGCAAAACTGATCTTTTAGAAAATGTCAAAATGACATATCTATTGGAGTAGGAGGCTGAAAAAGATTATATAGGCTGAAGTCCTTTAGGATACGATTTGTTCTAggttaattaaagaaattagaaattatgcACTTGCCTCATTATTCATTCTATCCATGCAAGGTCTATAGATACCTTCTTGTATATTGAGTTGCTATTCACAATTTTTTATCTACTTGCCTCTTTATTCATTCTATTCATGCAAGGTCTACAGATGTCTTCTTATTCATTCTATTCATGCAAGGTCTATAGATGCCTCCTTGTTTATTGAGTTGCTATTTGCAATTTTTTGAGTCATGAGCAAGATGCTCAAAGGGATTTCATTTGTCATTGTATATGTTTGGCTCAATTGGATCTTCCCAGATGGGCTGCTCTAGCTCGATTCTAGCACGTCATTAATTCTTTTAGCCAAcaggcccatagaattgtaggggaagCCTACTCTATTATAATCAAGCACACAAGATTGTAATGATGGGAATGACATCTTGCCGATTATAAGGTGTTTGCAATTGCCATCTATCTATTGATAGGAATTTTTCTGGATAGAGGTTGTACCTTCCTTAACTCATTAGCAAGCCCAAGCATTTCGAGCAAGTGAGCTAAACAAGAAGAGAACGCTTGAAAAATTCTCAATGGACATATCTGCAATGGTTGAAATAGACCGGTCACAACGTCACAATTCTTAAATCAGAGAAGATGCTTGAGAAATTCCCCTACAAGAAGAATCTAGAGGAAAAGGTTCTAGCAATCTATAAGTTTCCGGCAATTTATGTTCTGTGCAAGCGGAGATTGTTTCCAGAGGTTTGAAGGATGAAACCACTATAGAAAACACTAAGTAGATGAATGGGACTATTTGGCAAAAGAAGGTGCCACATAAATTCTCCTGCAACAATAGCCTAGAGGTAAAAGGGCTTAGCAATCTAGAGTTTCCAAAAATTCTAACTTGAGGGATAGGTAGGTTGATTTGCTTGATGTTGAGTATGATTGATATTGTCTCCCAATATTAAATAGAAGGAAAATGATTCAAAAAAGATCAAGCAAATGAAGGGGGTTACTTGACTGATGATGGAGAGGGAGATGGCAAAGATTTGGTTGAGGATACACCTAATGATGAGAGGGAGGAGGACTTGGATGTTTAGAATGAGGATGACTTTTTGTGAAGCAATAGGAGCTGCACATGAGTTCATTTGGGGATAATGTGGGCAAAAGTGCATTGCCCATTTTAATTTCTTTTCCAAGCACTATGATCCCTAAGTTTTTAAATCTAATATTTGACACAAAACTTGGACATTTAAGAGGTTTGTTCTTTGATAACTTATCAATGGAGGTCATGTTTGCTTCTCAAATACCAAAGGTAGAAGCTGAACGAGGTGATATGAGGATTATAATGGTCATGGATTCATAGAGCAGGATGATCAAGGATAGGGAGAACACGATGAGCACATAGAGACATGAATTGCTTGACATATTGAGATAGAGCATAATGAGGGATCGAAGGGGATCTTTTGATATGGACGAGGAAGATGTTGACAACAGCACTGCCAAATTTGGATTAATTATGGAGGTAATTGAGCATATTGAGGGGCCATCAGAGGAGCCTTTTTCACTAATATTCCCAATACAGATGGATGTTGGTCCATTTATTTCTATATCAAGGGGCCATTATAGGAACTACTTTCACTAGTATTCTCAATGCAGAGGATGCACAGATGGATCAGCAGATGGTTATTGGTCCATTTATTTCTAGGGGGAAGAAGAGGAATCCTACAGGGTGGCTTGATTTCTATAGACAACTCATCTGATGCAATTCTCGGCTAGGAAGGGTATACAAAGGTCAAATGTGGCCTAGTGGGAGAGTACACCATTAAAAAGACTATACACTGAGAGACACCATTACCTATAAATAACAGCATTGCTGCACAATGACACATTCTTTGCCCTCTAGGGTCGTCCCATGTGTTTTGGGTGCACATGTATGCCCAGGGGATCTCTGTTCTTGTGTCTGTATTTTTTCTCATGCCCTTTTTTTGGGGTCTTGTGGATGTTTACCTTTTCTAGGGGGCATTGGGGGATGTCCTGACAGCCTTAACACATCAAGGAATTCACAGTCTGCTGAATAGCAGTACTATTATATTTACAACACTGAGGAGACATTAACCATCAAGATAATATAGCTGTAATGCACAGAAGAACCAACTAAAACAGCCTGACCTGCAAAAATTAACATGATTTCCTCAATGGGAAAGACCTAAATACTAACCTAGCTCTACAAAATAAGGCATTGTACTCAATCTTGCAACACAAAGAAAGACATTCAAACTTCCAAAAGCGCATCTAACAAACTCAAGGAAGTCCTCAAGATAGAGCAACAACTGATCTGCTACCCTTAGGAGAGAAGAGTGCCTCCAAGGTCAATTGTGAACCTTAGCTTCCATTTGCGATCTTTAAACCATACTTTCCGCTTCTTACGTTTGTTTGTAGAGAGAAACATCTTATCTAAGGGAGAGATGTATAAAGCTCTCCTAAACATCCAAAGGAGGAGGATGATCCTGAAACAATCGTCCATCATCAAAAATCAAAGTGCCAATATCAAGAGACAAGTGCAGATCTGCTTCGTTCTATACATACACTCGTGGAATGGCAGAGCCCTGTGGGATAACCTCATCATAAAATGGTTTAGAGTAAACACAGGCTAGATATCTTGGATCCCCCAAGATCTCCTTGAAAGTAGCCTGAGCAGGGCTGACCATTTCTTCCTCTGGTGCAACCATTAAGTGACATTGGTTTCTCCACATAAAACCCTCATATAAAAGGGTTTAGAGTAAACACAGGTTAGATCTCTTGGATCCCCCAAGATCTCCTTGAAAGTAGCCTGAGCAGGGCTGACCATTTCTTCCTCTGGTGCAACCATTAAGTGACATTGGTTTCTCCACATAAAACCCTCATTTGACTTTACTGCTTTTGAAATCCATTTGTGCAGCTGAATTCAATTGAAGTGGAACCAAACacctggacatttttggagaacagCACTCATTAATTCTATGCCCAAACTTAATTACAAAGAAAACATTAAAAGGCAGATTctcaaaatccactttttgaagtcaAGGTTGATTCAAAGTCAAAATCTAGATGATATAAGGCTTAGAAATGCTTGCATAATCTCAAACCCGGGCAAAACTATTATGGGTCCCATTTATCTCTGGATCTATCTTTAAAAACTTGCCAATCTTTTTAGCAATTGCCAATAATTGTATCAGTTTAGTTTTTCTCAAAATCATTGGAAGTCTATTAAATTAAAAAAGGTTCAGATGGGAACCAGAGCAATAGTTTTAACCTTTGTATCAAATCAAGGCTACCAAGGGCACACGTGCAAACTGATTCTGCCACAAAACTAAGGTTCATTGTAACAGACAAAATCTTACTTCTCCACCGATGGAAAAGAGTAAACAATTGCACCACAGAGAGAAAGATCGGCTTTCAAAACCAGTCCAAGGTTGCCCCATTCACCAGATCGTTAGAGTTTTACCTGTGTTGCTCTGTAGGTGTTCTTCCTTCAGCAGTGCAATAGTACACTGCAAGTTCCCCTCATACTGAAGCAAACCTAGAAGCAGCCTTGGTCTTTGTGCAGGTGTGTTGAATACACAGTCAAGAATAGCATCAGCATCAACATGGTGCAGCAGTGATTTTTAGAGTTCATCTTGGTTTCTGTACAGCTTTAGAGAGATAAGCAAGGAGAGGACATAGTTATATACGAGAATTTGGCCTTgctattgttaattttaagcaaccAGTTGTTGATTTAAGCAATTAgattataatcagactgtgaatGAACAGTAACAgcaacaaaacacaagacaaaagacaccaataccctgggaacaCCTCCCTcgtggaggtgaaaaacccagcctcaaatacaatatgtattatctcaaatgtaggcaattacaaggcaatacacttatctcagattgctgttcAGTATATCAATGAAGCTTGCAGTCCTTATCAACAGCGGATGGATAGGAGAATCATCAGCAGATGTATAAGGTTAGATTCGCACAATAGAAGTCCTTCC includes:
- the LOC131064228 gene encoding protein ARABIDILLO 1; this translates as MIRRVRRKAVHVKEKKKEKAVHINCVDNNGNDNNEVFDEEEVVYVDRKHDEVDWTRLPDDTVVAVFNLLNYRDRASLASVCKTFRAVGHYPCLWNSLDVRAHKLDDQAAASLAGRCGELQRLRFRGADTASVIVNLEARKLRDLSGDVCRELTDATLSMVAARHGGLESLQLGPDYCDRITSDAIRVVALCCPRLKRLRLSGVRDVDGEAIGALVKYCLELGELGLLDCMSIDEGALGNAVSLRFLSVAGSRNIKWSAVLQLWSKLPKLVALDVSRTDVTPSAAFRLLSSQSLRVLCALHCPLLEENRNYVSYNSKAKLLLARFTDVLTGLDSMSHLNLFSRGFKKQALSAVTPEKEEIIKFWNRQNLKSGDKSLIELTEWLEWVLSHALLRIAESNPPGLDGFWLKQGTPILLSLLRSSQEEVQERAATGLATFVVVDDENATVDPSRAEAVMRGGGIQFLLGIARSCCEGVQSEAAKAIANLSVNADVAKAVAIEGGIGILASLARSPNRLVAEEAAGGLWNLSVGEEHKSAIAVAGGVKALVDLIFKWASGGDGVLERAAGALANLAADDKCSMEVALAGGVHALVMLACSCKVEGVQEQAARALANLAAHGDSNGNNAAVGQEAGALEALVQLTFSHHEGVRQEAAGALWNLSFDDRNREAIAAARGVEALVALAQNCSNASQGLQERAAGALWGLSVSEANSIAIGREGGIAPLISLARSDVEDVHETAAGALWNLAFNPGNAWRIVEEGGVPALVHLCSSSGSKMARFMAALALAYMFDGRMEEAAAAGMVFDSAPKNGNLDGARRMALRHIEAFIMTFSDHQTFSVAASSCAPAALAQVAETARIQEAGHLRCSGAEVGRFVTMIRNPSPVLRACAAFALLQFTMPGGRHTMHHASLLQKAGAGRVLRAAAAAATAPLQAKVFARIVLRNLEHCSLVTKI